The stretch of DNA CAGTTAAAAGATATTCAAGAGTAAGACAAAGTGAATCAATCTGGGCCGGGGATATAAATTTTGTATACCGATTTAGAATATTCGTAACCATAGATAAATTATATTTTAAATTTGGCTGCCTCCGGTTAGTGATCTGATTAATAATTTCTGACATAAAATCCGGAGAAGGGGGTTCCAATAACTTTTGTTCAGCAAAAACAATCCAATAAAAAAGACCGTATACTGAATTTTTGATCTCATTTTCATCTAATGAAATCAATCCTTTTCTTAATTTACGGGATATTTCTTCAGATTTTTCGGGTTCAATTAAGATCTGTAGAGCAATTAATAAATTCGTACAAATATTATTTGATTCCATTTCATCAATTAATGACTTAATAATTTGTTTTGCTTCAGGACTTTCCATTTTTGAAAATCTGGGTAAAATCACTATCAGCAATAATTCAAGAATTCCTCTTATTTCCTGATCTGCGTTTGATTTTAAGAAACCGGAATCACTACCAAAGTAATTGATGATTGGTTCTTTATCTTCATCCCACATTTTTTCAATTTTTAGGAGAAGATTAAATGCATCATCACTAGTCCAATCAATAGATTTTTCAATCTTTATTCCTTCACTCGGACCAATGGGAAATGTTGCTATCCTCCAATTTGTGATATAATTATCGAAGCTTGATCCAATTGATGTTGTTATCCCGGGTTTTCCATCGGCAGAAATTGATTTTGTAAATATTTTTGGGACATCCATAGAAGATAAAAATGAATGTACCTTTTCACGAGCGATTCCTGATTCAGGTTCAGGAAGATATAAAAATGATGCATTGAGTAAATATGTTTCTGAAGGCAAACCAGTATTTGGGTCACATCTCGACCATAAAACTTTCCCAAATTTATCTTCTTCAATAGAGGATAAACCCTTAATTTCATACATTTTTATTAAGCGATGAATAGCACGAATTCTATCATTGATTTCGCCATTTTCCACGAGATCAATTAATTGAGGAGTATAAGTGGTCAAGGTTGAGCGAAGTTCTTCAGCGATTATTGTATTCCGATTCCATTCAATAAATGTAAATGGATCTGCCAGATCATCCATTCCGGGATGCTGACTTTCCGAATGAATGAATATTGGCAAATCGAGTAAAATATTTAATTTTTCTATAATCTCTAGATCATTCATTGAATAAAATATTCTTTCAAATAAGTGATTTAATGGCCTATTAAAAGTTATATTCTGATTTTTTATATTCCAGGAATAAAGTTGAATCGCGATGTCTAACAATTCATTGATCTGTTTCTGAGATAATCGAAATGCTAAACGGGATAACAATTCTGATGTAATCCTTACTTGCAAATTCGAAAATGATTCTTTTTTACCGGTTTCTTGATTACTTTCATTTAAATAATCAAAGGATTGTTTCCATGAATTAATAAATAAATCAAAATAGCTGCTAATATGATCAGAGGTCATCAATACAATCCGAGATCTATTAAAAAACTCTCCAATTTCCTTTTCATTTCCGGTCCTAATCATTAAACTCATTGCCCATGGAGGAGAATTAGGTTCTATCCATTTTGACGCATCCAAAAGTGCTTCATGAAACAATGGCATCTTTCCACAATTTACAGGTAATCCTACTTCTTCGAAAATCCGTATAAATGCAAAAGCAGGGGATTTTTCGACATATACAAATGAAGAAGAGATATGATATGTATTAGTAAATTTACCAGGATCAAATTCCATATCAACAGTAAATTCAGTTGATTCAGATGGTGGACTATTTTTTAAAATAAATTGGAGTTTTTCAATTTCCTGCCAAGGATTACAATTAAATAAAGCAAGCCTATCCCAGCGGTCTCTAAATTTACTACGTACATTAGATAAATCTGAAAAATTTCCAGATTCAGCTAATTCTTCAGATTGGACTGATTGCAATAGAAGCATCGTCCATCCCTCCTGAGATAAAAACAGGTAGTTATAAGGATCGGTATGCATTTTAGACCGAATATCACTAAGTGCCTTTTCTGTAATTTTCTTTGCTTCAAAAATGTCTCCAAGCTCAGCGAGTAAAGCCGCACGTTTGACTTCAAAAAAAGGCAAATTATGAGATTTTGGCCAATTTTTCAATAATTTCCTTAAGTTTTTTTGATCAAATTTTGAGAGTGAGTATAAGCATTTTTCATAATACCATCGCAAATACCATTCATTATTTAATTTTACAACCTCTTCGATGAGATTTATCCAAAATTGAAATTTTTCATGATTCTGATCCCATCTTTCCTCTCGAATAAGTGAAAATATCAAATCCACCCAGTATTTTCCTATCTTTTTCCAGTCGTACTGATTACACTCCTCTTTATCAGGCGAATAAATACTTTTTTCATTCCGTACTAATTTTGGATACGGGTTATAAGAAAGAATAATCTGCTCATACACCTCACCCCAATTGCTAAACACTGGCAAAAGGCAAGTTTTAATTCTCCAATTAAATTCATAAAGTAATTCAATATTCTTAGGAACAGAGACATCTTTCAAAGTCTTCAGGGCTACTTCGGCCCAATCTGATGTATATTCTATTAATTTTTTCCGGTTATCGTAAGGCGCAATTGTCCACCCCGGATAAAACTCTCTTTGATTTTTCCATTTCTGGCATACTTCTTCAAGTTGGGCAACCGTTAGATTATCATAAGATTTTGGGAATAAAGATCCTAATTCTGGTAATCGAGGAGGTCCAGGAGGGATATCAGGTATTAGTTGGTTACTAGGTTTCCAATGTGTTTTTTCGGAGGGCTCAGGCCATCGCATTGGATTTTGAGGTGCACCGTACATCAAATTTAAAGCAAACCATTCAAGTGCATTTTTATGACGTAAATCAGGATCGATCCACTCGCTTTTAGGGAATAATGAACCTAAATCGATGGGAGTAATCTTTTCT from Methanolacinia petrolearia DSM 11571 encodes:
- a CDS encoding SIR2 family NAD-dependent protein deacylase, with protein sequence MNPSSSFKDQNSIEYLRKKLWCGREFGQVAVMIGSGFSRNADKISQDTLPFPLWDDLCQIILRATYPQGSLSKLDYDKKIQQLIKEKDPLQIAQDFQDIFGPSALDELLIQTIPDLQYLPGNLHTLMLTLPWSDVFTTNYDTLLERTLPMVYERKYDIVSTIYDIPQKMKPRIVKLHGSFPSYRPFIISKNEYEEYPEKFAPFTNIVRQSIMENAFCLIGFSSGDPNFKQWKDWVYEYLREYRPQIYLCGVLDLTEEKRNELLKEKITPIDLGSLFPKSEWIDPDLRHKNALEWFALNLMYGAPQNPMRWPEPSEKTHWKPSNQLIPDIPPGPPRLPELGSLFPKSYDNLTVAQLEEVCQKWKNQREFYPGWTIAPYDNRKKLIEYTSDWAEVALKTLKDVSVPKNIELLYEFNWRIKTCLLPVFSNWGEVYEQIILSYNPYPKLVRNEKSIYSPDKEECNQYDWKKIGKYWVDLIFSLIREERWDQNHEKFQFWINLIEEVVKLNNEWYLRWYYEKCLYSLSKFDQKNLRKLLKNWPKSHNLPFFEVKRAALLAELGDIFEAKKITEKALSDIRSKMHTDPYNYLFLSQEGWTMLLLQSVQSEELAESGNFSDLSNVRSKFRDRWDRLALFNCNPWQEIEKLQFILKNSPPSESTEFTVDMEFDPGKFTNTYHISSSFVYVEKSPAFAFIRIFEEVGLPVNCGKMPLFHEALLDASKWIEPNSPPWAMSLMIRTGNEKEIGEFFNRSRIVLMTSDHISSYFDLFINSWKQSFDYLNESNQETGKKESFSNLQVRITSELLSRLAFRLSQKQINELLDIAIQLYSWNIKNQNITFNRPLNHLFERIFYSMNDLEIIEKLNILLDLPIFIHSESQHPGMDDLADPFTFIEWNRNTIIAEELRSTLTTYTPQLIDLVENGEINDRIRAIHRLIKMYEIKGLSSIEEDKFGKVLWSRCDPNTGLPSETYLLNASFLYLPEPESGIAREKVHSFLSSMDVPKIFTKSISADGKPGITTSIGSSFDNYITNWRIATFPIGPSEGIKIEKSIDWTSDDAFNLLLKIEKMWDEDKEPIINYFGSDSGFLKSNADQEIRGILELLLIVILPRFSKMESPEAKQIIKSLIDEMESNNICTNLLIALQILIEPEKSEEISRKLRKGLISLDENEIKNSVYGLFYWIVFAEQKLLEPPSPDFMSEIINQITNRRQPNLKYNLSMVTNILNRYTKFISPAQIDSLCLTLEYLLTETEINSSCNLKQSSPQSTVILFPNKPEFRKISTRLAFALFNYFNREQMEIPDVILKWKEVGQTDSLPEVRREWKSA